TTCCCTCGGGCCTTGTTCACTGATCGCCTTTTGGTTTTGTGTCCCTGCTGAGATCCAAGTAGTTCTAGTGAGTTTCTTCCTTTCAGAACTTTTTCTcgtattttttttcccccaatgatCTGTAGGCTTCAATGTGGAAACAGTAGAATACAAGAATATCTGTTTCACAGTCTGGgacgtgggaggccaggacaaGATTCGGCCCCTGTGGCGGCACTACTTCCAGAACACTCAGGTGGAGTGGGCTGGGGgcgggtgcgggggggggggggcgtgtggGAGGTGGGGAGACGGAGAAAGTCCGGGCTACGCCAGCGAGCTAGGAAGAGCCCCTTCCCCAGTTTGACCCGCTTGGACTGGCTAGCCGCAGCGCATCCATCCCAGTCTGCCTCATTCATTTTCTGAAACTTAGCCACCTGACACTTGTGCAGAGAGGCAGGGTTCCCCGGGGCCACGCTATGCGATCCCAGGGCCACACTGAGCGATCCCGGGGCCACGCTGCGCGATCTCACTCCCATCGCGGGTCAATGCCTGGGACAGAAGCTGGATCCTTTGCAGTGCTGCCACTAGTTTATGTCAGGATTTGTGCGGGGCGGAAGTTACTAGTTGCTGAGAAGGGTTGACAGAGGTGGGTTGGGAGAAAGGGCCAGACCAAGGAGGAAGGGCCAGACTAGACTCCAGGTGGGACTGAGTGcgttccctccctctcctgctctctgccccgCCCCTCAGGGCCTCATCTTCGTGGTGGACAGTAATGACCGGGAGCGGGTACAGGAATCGGCGGATGAGCTTCAGAAGATGGTGAGGATCCGGGGTCCCTGAGCCCCCCAGCTTGGGGACACAGATGCCTGTGTTAGTGTGGAAGTCAGGAGTGCCCGGTGGAGCTGTCTGGggtagtggggggtgggggagggagggccaggAACCCGACTTTCTTTTTATGCGCTCCGATATGTTGTGTGTCTTACCAGGTTTGGGATAAGGCTGACTTACCTGAGTCCCATGCCTTTACACCCAGCCCTGAGGAGAGGGTGGGGAAAGAGGGCTTCTAAGCGTCCCCTTATGCTCTTGCTCTTTCCATTTGGAATCATACAATAGTATGTTTTTCCCGCAAagagggcaggagggaagagagagcttGGGGCCCCCACGGGCCCACGGGTTCCTCCTCTGTCCTCTGCTCTCAGCTACAAGAAGATGAGCTGCGGGACGCCGTGCTGCTGGTGTTTGCCAATAAGCAGGACATGCCCAATGCCATGCCCGTGAGCGAGCTCACCGACAAGCTGGGGCTCCAGCACTTGCGAAGCCGCACGGTGAGAGCCCAACCCCCTTGCTCCACATCCTGCCCGTCCCTGGGGCGTCACAGGCACCCTGCCGCtgacctctctcctttcttccccctTACAGTGGTACGTGCAGGCCACCTGTGCCACCCAGGGCACGGGCCTGTATGATGGGCTGGACTGGCTGTCTCATGAGCTGTCGAAGCGCTAACCAGCCAGGGGCAGGCCCCTGCTTCCCGGAAGCTCCCGCGTGCATCCCGGGGGTGACCAGACGCCCGGACTCCTCAGGCAGtgcccttccctccttctttcctcccccacagacacaggccccttgttcctgctcctgcctgcatGTTCTCTCTGTCGTGGAGCCTGGAGCCTCGCTCTCCGGGCACAGAGGGGTCCCCTCTCCTGCCTGCTCAGGCCTGGGGAAGAGCTTCCTGGCCAAGGCCCCCTCTTCCAAAGGAGGAGCAGGGATCTGGGTTtacttttggtttttgtttgtttgttttgttttgtttctgtttcggGTGTACCCTTGGGGCCAGGTTGGGGGAAGGTGAGGGCTCCGGGTGGTGCTATGGTGTGGCACTGGATATTGAGTAATAAATTTGCTGTGGTTTGTACGTGGTGTCGTCTGTAGTCTAGGAGCGGGAGCTGGGTTACTGGGTGCAGAGAGACCTCAAAGGAGTTTCAAAGCCACAACAACCCCCGTATTCCCACACACCCTTGTCTGACCTAACTTCTCTCCCCTTATTCTTGGACAGGAATACTGTAGGGTATTGAGTGGAGGAAATCTCATTGCCTCTCCAATACCCAGAAGCCTTTGCTGAGGGCACGAAGATCTGCCTTCATGGTTGCTTAAAACACATACCTCTACTTCCTGTCCTTCTGCTAGCTACTTAGAATggtagttctttctttctttctttctttctttatttgacaggtagagctatagacagtgagagagagaaaggttttccttccgttggttcactccccaaatggctgctacggccggcgctgtgctgatcccaagctgggagccaggtgcttcttcccggtctcccatgtgggtacaggggcccaagcacttgggccatcctccactgccctcccaggccgcagcagagagctggactggaagaggagcaaccaggactagaactcagcgcccatatgggatgctggagccgcaggcggaggattaaccaagtgagccacagcactggccacagaacGGTAGTTCTTAATGACTGCTTTTTTGCACATTAAACTTGAGGGGAAGAAAATGTGCATTAAATACACAGGTCCTGAAGCACACCTCAGAAAAGGGGATTTGTTAGGACTGGTATGAGACCCAACAACAACatgaatctctttttctttctttcttttcttttctctttcttttcttttttctttttaatttgagaggcagatttacaaacagacagggagaaacttagagagaagtcttcccatctgatggttcactccccaaatggacacaatggctggagctggaccagtctgaagccaggagcttctttcaggtctcccacgcaggtgcaggggcccaaggacttggagcatcttctactgccttcccaggccatcaacagagacttggattagaagtgcagcagccaggacatgaacgagcacccatttaggatgttggcactgcagggggaggcttagcctactatgccacaataccagcccagaaaacatgaatcttaaaaattacTCAAGAGGGGGCTggtgtacagcaggttaaaccaccacctgcagtgctgggatcccatatgagcaaccagttcaagtcccagcttctccacttccaatccagctctctgctaatgcacctgggaaaagcagtagaagacagcccaactgcttgggctcctgcctcccacatgggagaagcagagggagttccacattcctggctttggctcactctggcccagccttggctgttgtggccatttggggtgtggaccagtgaatggaagataactgtgtgtgtgtgtgcacacgcgcgtgcacgcatgtgtgtgtgtgtatctccatctctcactgtgactctgcctttcgaataaatctttttaaagaaattacccAAGGAGGAGTGTTCTGTGTGTCCACAATTTCAGCTTGTTGCtacatagaccctgggaggcaatagtgatggctcaaatagttgagtccctgaattgaggaaacctgaattgagttcattgttcctggcttcagcctggccctgtcctagttgtgagcatttggaggatgaaccatgcatcacatatgggagtgctggtttgagtcctgttactctgcttccagtccagcttcctgccaatgtgcctgggaacacaaCAGATgacggccaagtacttgggtccatgccatctgcatgggagacctagatggagttctaggttcatggcttcagcctggtccagcaaaaactgttgtggacatctggagaatgaagcagcaggtggaagataagtctctctcactgactctccttctctgtcactctgcctttcaaataaataaataaagctttttagaAAGGTTCATGccaagtgtattttttaaatgtaaaaaaaaaaaatgtaattacccAGATGATTCTGGCACTATTAGTCTGTTAGCCTTCTTTTACAAAATACTGGTGGCACCTGGGGATTGCAGGGCCCCTGCTGCACGCCTCTGGGACTTTCTACCTGGGGAGACTCCCAGCTATGGTGAAAGGGAAAGCGATTGcaaggagccagcgttgtgggcTGTTCTCCAAATGGGGTTGGCTCTATCCGTTTCCCATTGACTCTCAGCAAACTTAAACCCATCATCTCCACCACCATTTCTTTTTTGCCTTCctctcttctgccttcctggTGTCTGTTTCCCCGAGTTCTGGACTGGGTTCCCTTTGTGAGCTTTGCAGGGGGAAGAGTTCCAGAAGCAATTACACATGGGCTACGTGGGCGAGGAAAGGCGGGCAGCTCCGGCTGTCCAGCGGGTGCCTGTCCTGCCCAGCAGCAGTGCctctgggcctggggaggagggtcTTCTCGCCACCAAGGCCCTCACCCTGATCCTGAGCCAGCCCTCTCATCAGCCTGAACACTTCAATCCTCCAGCTAGGGTTTCCCCACTCTCCACAAAGTGACTTCTGAGACATTTTAACCTCATCCCCTCAAGGGCCATATGGCTGATAGATATTTCCTGGatatcttgaattttaaaaaatacttgagcTACAAAGGAGCCAACAGAACCCACTTCTTAGGGAGGAAAGAGGTTGATTTCTATCCTGCTATCAACAGGAGAAAGAGGTAAGGAAAAGGAGGGACCCGCCTAGTGTCACAGGTTACAGTTCTCATTCATGGTCTTAGCTCAGCCTACCTCAGTGCCCAGAGTGGCATAGGGAGACGAATACTGGAGGCTCTGGACCCTGTTTCCCTGGGTCATGGACTGATGTTGCTGGACCAGCACCTTTTCTTGGGACAAGAGGCAGCCCTCACAGTCACAATGCCCCCGGGTCACAGAggtgccaggccccaggccagcccctggTTGGGAAGTTCCCCCTGGGGACGTCTTCTGGTGGGTACTCTAGGCCTTATTGCAGGCCCTATGGCCTGTGAAACCTCAACACTGGGGGGAAGGGTGGGCTGGACAGCGTCATCACCCGTGGGGCTGGCCCCATGGATAAGGTGGAGTGGATACACAGACACCCCAAGGCCGAGGACCTAAGGGTTGGGCTCATCAACTGGGCAGGAACTTACCTCACCTATGAGGCTTACAAGAACTCAGTTACTGCTACTGCGAAGACTTTGGGCAGGCGACAGGTAACAAGATGAACTTGGAACCGGAACCAATTTTTGGCATGGCCAAgctctcccgtgtgtgtgtgtgtgtgtgtgtgtgtgagtgtgtgtgtgtggcagtggaGCTACACGCACAACCTGATCATTTTCCTTGCCTCTGCCACTGTCAGCCCAAGACCTTTCTCTTCCAGGCTTTGGCTCACAAGTCTCCATTGCTTGAACTGCCCTCTATAAACCTATCTATTCCACAGAGGAAGCCTCAACCTTGGCCTTGCTGCCTTGTCCTGCTCCGGCTGCTCCCTACCCTGCACCCCAGCACAGGGCGGCTTTGTCatcacagagaggtggagagccGAGGCTAGAAGGCAGaactgtgggcacctggggaaaGTTGGACCAGGGGAGTCAGTGCAAGGCCTATGTTGAGCTTTGAGAATGGGTTCCTTCTAGAGGCCCTAGGCCCCTCTGGGATGGTTTCAGAGTAAGGCAGGAGAGAGTCCTCTTGTTCCTAACAAGGTTGACCACAGCTAAACCAGTTACATCCCGACTATCTGATGCTCCCATCTTCATGCCTGGAGCCTGGGGACCTGCCTCTTAGAGCTTAGGTCTGCTCCAGCCAAGTTGGCTTGGTGGCCCTTAGAGATGGATTGATTGGCTGAGCCTGCAATCCAAGGCAGCAATGGGAGGAAAAGTGACTCAAGCCAGAACATTTCTTAGAAAATGAGGTATcaaagggcaggggtggggggtgggggctggcctgTTAGCTGGAAGAGGTGAGCACCCAAAACCTCTCCCTATGTCTCCAGTGATGGAGAGGCCCAGAGACCTTTTGACCCCTCTCTTGGTTGGGAGACCCCAGGGCTGACGTGGAAGGGAAGGCGATTGGCCCGGGTGAGGGTGGCAGGGTTCCTCGGTGCAGTCACGGGGCAACACTGATTTTCCTCTTCTCCCCCACAATGGCCCCAGACCTGGGAGCTCCTGGTGAGCAATGAGCACGAGACACAGGCCGTAGTACGGCTGAAGAGCTTGCAGGGCCTCTAC
Above is a window of Oryctolagus cuniculus chromosome 3, mOryCun1.1, whole genome shotgun sequence DNA encoding:
- the ARF5 gene encoding ADP-ribosylation factor 5; this translates as MGLTVSALFSRIFGKKQMRILMVGLDAAGKTTILYKLKLGEIVTTIPTIGFNVETVEYKNICFTVWDVGGQDKIRPLWRHYFQNTQGLIFVVDSNDRERVQESADELQKMLQEDELRDAVLLVFANKQDMPNAMPVSELTDKLGLQHLRSRTWYVQATCATQGTGLYDGLDWLSHELSKR